From the Nocardiopsis changdeensis genome, one window contains:
- a CDS encoding FmdB family zinc ribbon protein yields the protein MPRYDFRCRECGDTFELSRPMAESGDPAACPQGHGDTVRLLSTVAVGGLAPAPASNGGGGCCGGGCCG from the coding sequence ATGCCCAGATACGACTTCCGGTGCCGCGAGTGCGGCGACACCTTCGAACTCTCCCGTCCGATGGCCGAGTCCGGGGACCCGGCCGCCTGCCCGCAGGGGCACGGGGACACGGTGCGGCTGCTGTCCACAGTGGCCGTCGGCGGGCTGGCCCCGGCGCCCGCGTCCAACGGCGGCGGTGGCTGCTGCGGGGGCGGCTGCTGCGGCTGA
- a CDS encoding HNH endonuclease has product MLLLNASFEPLTTLPLRRAILLVLREKAEVVHRDDAGAVLHSATHSYEVPSVIRLRRYISVPYSRRVPLTRVALMRRDRHTCGYCGKKAETIDHVIPRSRGGAHVWENVVAACKPCNHRKADKFLDELGWELHVTPKVPKGPHWRLINGDLHGDPQWEPYMAHLAA; this is encoded by the coding sequence GTGCTGCTTCTCAACGCGAGTTTCGAACCACTCACGACATTGCCGCTGCGCAGGGCGATCCTGCTCGTGCTGCGGGAGAAGGCGGAGGTCGTCCACCGCGACGACGCAGGGGCGGTGCTCCACTCGGCGACGCACTCGTACGAGGTGCCGTCGGTGATCCGGCTCAGGCGCTACATCAGCGTCCCCTACAGCCGCAGGGTCCCCCTCACCCGGGTGGCGCTGATGCGCCGCGACCGGCACACCTGCGGCTACTGCGGGAAGAAGGCGGAGACCATCGACCACGTCATCCCGCGCAGCCGCGGCGGCGCGCACGTGTGGGAGAACGTGGTGGCGGCCTGCAAGCCGTGCAACCACCGCAAGGCCGACAAGTTCCTGGACGAACTCGGCTGGGAGCTGCACGTCACCCCCAAGGTGCCCAAGGGTCCGCACTGGCGGCTGATCAACGGGGACCTGCACGGCGACCCGCAGTGGGAGCCCTACATGGCGCACCTGGCCGCCTGA
- the ilvD gene encoding dihydroxy-acid dehydratase has translation MPPLRSRTVTHGRNMAGARALMRATGVQSEDFGKPIVAVANSFTQFVPGHVHLREVADVVADSVRAAGGVPREFNTIAVDDGIAMGHGGMLYSLPSRELIADAVEYMVNAHCADALVCVSNCDKITPGMLLAALRLNIPTVFVSGGPMEAGKVTVVNGTATTVKKLDLINPMIAAADESVSQAELDELEENACPTCGSCSGMFTANSMNCLTEAIGLALPGNGTVLATHTARRALYEDAGRLVVEAARRYYEQDDDSVLPLSIATPAAFGNAMALDVAMGGSTNTILHLLAAATEAGVDFGLTDIDAVSRRVPCLCKVAPNTEKYHIEDVHRAGGIPSILGELARGGLLDTSLPTVHGKTVGEYLAEWDITSDGVLPEAVELFHAAPGGVRSTRAYSQSTRWDSLDTDREKGCIRSVEHAYTKDGGLAVLFGNLAPDGAIVKTAGVEEELWTFSGPAKVFESQEDAVDGILGKRVEPGDVVVIRYEGPKGGPGMQEMLYPTSFLKGRGLGKACALITDGRFSGGTSGLSIGHASPEAAAGGDIALVEDGDIISIDIPNRGLVLEVSEEELNTRRERLLKELGRFQPRDRQRPVTAALRAYAAMATSASTGAARDVSQIER, from the coding sequence ATGCCACCCCTACGCTCACGCACCGTCACCCACGGCCGGAACATGGCGGGAGCGCGCGCCCTCATGCGCGCCACCGGCGTACAGAGCGAGGACTTCGGCAAGCCCATCGTGGCCGTGGCCAACAGCTTCACCCAGTTCGTCCCCGGGCACGTGCACCTGCGCGAGGTCGCCGACGTCGTCGCCGACTCCGTGCGCGCCGCCGGCGGCGTCCCCCGCGAGTTCAACACCATCGCCGTCGACGACGGCATCGCCATGGGCCACGGCGGGATGCTGTACTCGCTGCCCAGCCGCGAGCTGATCGCCGACGCCGTGGAGTACATGGTCAACGCGCACTGCGCCGACGCCCTGGTGTGCGTGTCCAACTGCGACAAGATCACCCCGGGCATGCTGCTGGCCGCGCTGCGCCTGAACATCCCCACCGTGTTCGTCTCCGGCGGGCCGATGGAGGCGGGCAAGGTGACCGTGGTGAACGGCACCGCCACCACCGTCAAGAAGCTCGACCTGATCAACCCCATGATCGCCGCGGCCGACGAGAGCGTGTCCCAGGCCGAGCTGGACGAGCTGGAGGAGAACGCCTGCCCGACCTGCGGTTCGTGCTCGGGCATGTTCACCGCCAACTCGATGAACTGCCTCACCGAGGCCATCGGCCTGGCGCTGCCCGGCAACGGCACCGTCCTGGCCACCCACACCGCGCGCCGGGCCCTGTACGAGGACGCCGGCCGCCTGGTCGTGGAGGCCGCCCGGCGGTACTACGAGCAGGACGACGACTCGGTGCTGCCACTGTCCATCGCCACCCCGGCCGCGTTCGGCAACGCCATGGCCCTGGACGTGGCCATGGGCGGGTCCACCAACACGATCCTGCACCTGCTGGCCGCCGCCACCGAGGCGGGCGTGGACTTCGGCCTCACCGACATCGACGCGGTCTCGCGCCGGGTCCCGTGCCTGTGCAAGGTCGCGCCGAACACCGAGAAGTACCACATCGAGGACGTCCACCGGGCGGGCGGCATCCCCTCCATCCTGGGCGAGCTGGCCCGCGGCGGGCTGCTGGACACCTCGCTGCCCACCGTGCACGGCAAGACCGTCGGTGAGTACCTCGCCGAGTGGGACATCACCTCCGACGGAGTCCTGCCCGAGGCCGTGGAGCTGTTCCACGCCGCCCCCGGCGGGGTGCGCAGCACCCGGGCGTACTCGCAGAGCACCCGCTGGGACAGCCTGGACACCGACCGGGAGAAGGGCTGCATCCGCTCGGTGGAGCACGCCTACACCAAGGACGGCGGCCTGGCCGTGCTGTTCGGCAACCTCGCCCCGGACGGCGCGATCGTCAAGACCGCGGGCGTGGAGGAGGAGCTGTGGACCTTCTCCGGCCCGGCCAAGGTGTTCGAGTCGCAGGAGGACGCCGTGGACGGCATCCTCGGCAAGCGGGTCGAGCCGGGCGACGTGGTGGTCATCCGCTACGAGGGCCCCAAGGGCGGCCCGGGCATGCAGGAGATGCTGTACCCGACGAGCTTCCTCAAGGGGCGCGGCCTGGGCAAGGCCTGCGCGCTCATCACCGACGGGCGCTTCTCCGGCGGCACCTCGGGGCTGTCCATCGGCCACGCCTCCCCGGAGGCGGCCGCGGGCGGTGACATCGCCCTGGTCGAGGACGGCGACATCATCAGCATCGACATCCCCAACCGGGGCCTCGTGCTGGAGGTGTCCGAGGAGGAGCTGAACACCCGCCGCGAGCGCCTGCTCAAGGAGCTGGGCCGGTTCCAGCCCCGCGACCGGCAGCGGCCGGTGACCGCCGCCCTGCGCGCCTACGCCGCGATGGCAACCTCGGCCTCCACCGGCGCGGCCCGCGACGTGTCCCAGATCGAGCGCTGA
- a CDS encoding prolyl oligopeptidase family serine peptidase: protein MPEHRYPTAERLDLVETLHGRPVADPYRWLEDPESAPAKEWAAAQDTLFSELGAHLPGRDLFAAHVRELMGAGSVGAPVWRGERRFSGRRTADQEHPVLYVRDGDGPERVLLDPGALDPTGLTTLDAWKADPSGRLLAYQLSEGGNEESVLRVMDVDTGEIVDGPIDRARYTPVAWLPDSSAFYYVRKLPPEQVPDGEQDYHRRVYLHRLGTPADEDVLIFGEGRDKTEYFGVWVSPDGRWLVLDAAKGTSSHTDLWLADLTRSPHEAPAWVSVQEDAAASLSARVGRDGRLYLFTDRDAPRGRLCVADPAAPGYENWRTLVAEADDAVLEDYAVLDGPGLERPELLVSWSRHAVGEVTRHDLATGELLGTLPLPGLGSIGSLLERPEGGHEAWFGYTDSTTPSAVYRYDAGTGAVDLWESAPGTVTVPDVRVEQVAYTSKDGTTVRMLVMAPAAPAEGPRPTILYGYGGFRISLTPGYSATALSWVRAGGVYAVAGLRGGLEEGEEWHRGGMLADKQNVFDDCAAAAEHLIATGVTDTDRLAVMGGSNGGLLVGAMVTQRPDLFAAAVCSAPLLDMVRYERFGLGRLWSVEYGSADDPEQLGWLLGYSPYHNVREGTRYPAVLFTVFDNDTRVDPLHARKLCAQLQWATSAPVDERPVLLRREAEVGHSTRSVSRSVELNADQLGFLAHHLGLDAG, encoded by the coding sequence ATGCCTGAACACCGCTATCCCACGGCCGAGCGCCTCGACCTCGTCGAAACCCTGCACGGCCGTCCCGTCGCCGATCCCTACCGGTGGCTCGAAGACCCCGAATCCGCCCCGGCCAAGGAATGGGCGGCCGCCCAGGACACCCTGTTCTCCGAACTCGGCGCGCACCTGCCCGGCCGGGACCTGTTCGCCGCGCACGTCCGCGAACTGATGGGCGCCGGAAGCGTGGGCGCCCCCGTGTGGCGCGGGGAGCGCCGCTTCTCCGGGCGCCGGACCGCCGACCAGGAGCACCCCGTCCTGTACGTGCGGGACGGCGACGGCCCCGAGCGGGTCCTGCTGGACCCCGGTGCGCTCGACCCCACCGGTCTGACCACGCTGGACGCGTGGAAGGCGGACCCGTCCGGGCGGCTGCTCGCCTACCAGCTGTCCGAGGGCGGGAACGAGGAGTCCGTCTTGCGGGTCATGGACGTGGACACCGGCGAGATCGTCGACGGGCCCATCGACCGGGCCCGGTACACGCCCGTCGCGTGGCTGCCGGACTCGTCGGCCTTCTACTACGTGCGCAAGCTGCCCCCCGAGCAGGTCCCCGACGGGGAGCAGGACTACCACCGGCGCGTCTACCTGCACCGGCTGGGCACCCCCGCCGACGAGGACGTGCTGATCTTCGGCGAGGGCCGCGACAAGACCGAGTACTTCGGCGTATGGGTGAGCCCGGACGGCCGCTGGCTGGTGCTCGACGCCGCCAAGGGCACCTCCTCGCACACCGACCTGTGGCTGGCCGACCTGACCCGGAGCCCGCACGAGGCGCCCGCCTGGGTGAGCGTCCAGGAGGACGCCGCCGCGTCGCTGTCCGCCCGGGTGGGCCGGGACGGCCGGCTGTACCTGTTCACCGACCGGGACGCCCCGCGCGGACGCCTGTGCGTGGCCGACCCCGCGGCGCCCGGGTACGAGAACTGGCGCACGCTCGTGGCCGAGGCCGACGACGCCGTGCTGGAGGACTACGCGGTCCTGGACGGCCCCGGGCTGGAGCGCCCCGAGCTGCTGGTCTCCTGGTCCCGGCACGCGGTCGGCGAGGTGACCCGGCACGACCTGGCCACCGGCGAGCTGCTGGGCACGCTGCCGCTGCCCGGGCTGGGGAGCATCGGCAGCCTGCTGGAACGCCCCGAGGGCGGCCACGAGGCCTGGTTCGGCTACACCGACAGCACCACCCCGTCCGCGGTGTACCGCTACGACGCCGGCACCGGCGCGGTGGACCTGTGGGAGAGCGCCCCGGGCACCGTCACCGTGCCCGACGTGCGGGTGGAGCAGGTCGCCTACACCTCGAAGGACGGCACGACCGTCCGGATGCTGGTGATGGCGCCCGCCGCCCCGGCCGAGGGCCCGCGGCCGACCATCCTGTACGGGTACGGCGGCTTCCGGATCTCCCTCACCCCCGGCTACTCGGCCACCGCCCTGTCCTGGGTGCGCGCCGGCGGCGTGTACGCCGTGGCCGGGCTGCGCGGCGGCCTGGAGGAGGGCGAGGAGTGGCACCGCGGCGGCATGCTCGCCGACAAGCAGAACGTGTTCGACGACTGCGCGGCCGCGGCCGAGCACCTCATCGCCACCGGGGTCACCGACACCGACCGCCTGGCGGTCATGGGCGGCAGCAACGGCGGCCTGCTGGTCGGGGCGATGGTCACCCAGCGGCCGGACCTGTTCGCGGCCGCGGTGTGCTCGGCCCCGCTGCTGGACATGGTCCGCTACGAGCGGTTCGGGCTGGGCCGGCTGTGGAGCGTGGAGTACGGCAGCGCCGACGACCCCGAGCAGCTGGGGTGGCTGCTGGGCTACTCCCCCTACCACAACGTGCGGGAGGGCACCCGGTACCCGGCCGTCCTCTTCACGGTGTTCGACAACGACACCCGGGTGGACCCGCTGCACGCCCGCAAGCTGTGCGCGCAGCTGCAGTGGGCGACCTCGGCCCCGGTCGACGAGCGCCCGGTGCTGCTGCGCCGGGAGGCGGAGGTGGGGCACAGCACCCGCTCGGTGAGCCGCAGCGTGGAGCTGAACGCCGACCAGCTGGGGTTCCTCGCCCACCACCTGGGCCTGGACGCGGGCTGA
- a CDS encoding MFS transporter, with protein MTIPLAPGPPVAPERPPLLSWLAVLSVTLGIFAIVTTEILPIGLLTSIGADFTVSDGVAGLMMTMPGLLAAVSAPLVTALTGGVDRRAMLAVFILLLAAANIMTALASSYWPVLLARVMVGVTIGGFWSIGAGLAGRLVPAARTARATAVIFSAVPLGSVLGVPLGTLVGDAAGWRTAFAALAVLSLGVLVLLLAVVPPLPAEEPTRAGALADALGGSGTRAALVLTFLVVFAHFAAYTYITPFLEQVTGAGPGLVTVHLLAYGAAGVAGNFLGGAAAARRPGAAFAGAALLIAAATLLLPVLGGGAAGSLALLVLWGAAYGAVPVCSQTLFARAVPGSPEVSAVLFTASFQATLSLGALAGGAVVDRSSPPAVMVLAGAVALLAVAAVLLRRLGRAGRT; from the coding sequence ATGACGATCCCTCTCGCCCCCGGCCCTCCCGTGGCGCCGGAGCGCCCGCCCCTGCTCTCCTGGCTCGCCGTGCTCTCGGTGACGCTGGGGATCTTCGCGATCGTCACCACCGAGATCCTGCCGATCGGGCTGCTGACCTCGATCGGCGCGGACTTCACCGTCTCCGACGGGGTGGCCGGGCTGATGATGACCATGCCCGGCCTGCTGGCCGCGGTCTCGGCGCCCCTGGTCACCGCGCTCACCGGGGGCGTGGACCGCCGGGCCATGCTGGCGGTGTTCATCCTCCTGCTGGCGGCGGCCAACATCATGACCGCGCTCGCGTCGAGTTACTGGCCGGTGCTGCTCGCGCGGGTGATGGTCGGCGTCACCATCGGCGGCTTCTGGTCCATCGGGGCGGGGCTGGCCGGCCGCCTGGTCCCCGCCGCCCGGACGGCCCGGGCGACCGCGGTGATCTTCTCGGCGGTGCCCCTGGGGTCCGTGCTCGGGGTCCCCCTGGGGACCCTGGTCGGCGACGCGGCGGGGTGGCGGACCGCTTTCGCGGCCCTGGCGGTCCTGAGCCTGGGGGTCCTCGTCCTGCTGCTCGCGGTGGTCCCGCCGCTGCCGGCCGAGGAGCCGACCCGCGCGGGGGCGCTGGCCGACGCGCTCGGCGGGAGCGGCACCCGGGCCGCCCTGGTGCTGACGTTCCTCGTGGTCTTCGCCCACTTCGCCGCCTACACCTACATCACACCGTTCCTGGAGCAGGTGACCGGGGCGGGGCCCGGGCTCGTCACGGTCCACCTGCTCGCCTACGGTGCGGCGGGGGTCGCCGGGAACTTCCTGGGCGGCGCGGCGGCGGCGAGGCGCCCCGGTGCCGCCTTCGCGGGGGCGGCCCTGCTGATCGCCGCCGCCACCCTCCTGCTCCCGGTCCTGGGCGGGGGCGCGGCGGGCTCGCTGGCCCTGCTGGTGCTGTGGGGCGCCGCCTACGGAGCCGTGCCGGTCTGCTCCCAGACCCTCTTCGCCCGGGCCGTGCCCGGCTCGCCCGAGGTCTCCGCGGTGCTCTTCACCGCCTCGTTCCAGGCGACGCTCTCCCTGGGCGCGCTGGCCGGGGGAGCGGTGGTGGACCGGTCCTCGCCCCCGGCGGTCATGGTGCTCGCCGGCGCGGTCGCGCTCCTGGCGGTGGCGGCCGTCCTCCTGCGCCGCCTCGGGCGGGCCGGGAGGACGTGA
- a CDS encoding MFS transporter, whose protein sequence is MLANYRRLFAVPHVLSLLAWSLTARFYTPGLMIAVTFLVVDWTGSYSLAGLVAGAFTLGMALVGPLRGRMADKGGTDRLVLVCGVVFTVGLLALTWLPGSLWWVSIPLALGTGLFGTPANQIVRALWPRLTRGPERQAIYAAEATTQELLFVFCPILTAGVVAFAGARWALVMLAVLGLLGALGFALALRRAGVTGPAPVEAGAAPEPTGPRRSLLRRPALVVLFVMCLLMVSGIMGVDMAIVAWANELNAPHLVMVLASVWALGSLVGGAIAGGLRGRPRLVRRSFASAAGVAVLLPFTPPLVELSTPLWVTPLLFLSGLAIAPTLAATMGRLGDLAPADRRAEAFGWMATALGTGGAVAGPLAGALIDLMGITGGVLGATVLVTVAALLSAFVPQAPDEASDGGAADTVPAEVSGIAEAAPPAGAAGLVAPVAESGPGAAPGTPAGRPAD, encoded by the coding sequence GTGCTCGCCAACTATCGCCGGCTCTTCGCCGTCCCCCATGTGCTGTCCCTGCTGGCCTGGTCCCTGACCGCGCGCTTCTACACCCCCGGTCTGATGATCGCGGTCACCTTCCTGGTGGTCGACTGGACCGGCTCCTACTCGCTGGCGGGCCTGGTGGCGGGCGCGTTCACGCTGGGGATGGCGCTGGTGGGGCCGCTGCGCGGGCGGATGGCGGACAAGGGCGGCACCGACCGGCTGGTGCTGGTGTGCGGTGTGGTGTTCACGGTGGGCCTGCTGGCGCTGACGTGGCTGCCGGGGTCGCTGTGGTGGGTGTCCATCCCACTGGCGCTGGGGACCGGCCTGTTCGGCACCCCCGCGAACCAGATCGTGCGGGCCCTGTGGCCGCGGCTCACCCGCGGCCCGGAGCGGCAGGCGATCTACGCGGCCGAGGCCACCACGCAGGAGCTGCTGTTCGTCTTCTGCCCCATCCTGACCGCCGGTGTCGTGGCCTTCGCCGGAGCGCGCTGGGCGCTGGTGATGCTCGCCGTGCTGGGTCTGCTGGGCGCGCTGGGCTTCGCCCTGGCGCTGCGCCGGGCCGGGGTGACCGGACCGGCCCCCGTGGAGGCCGGGGCGGCGCCGGAGCCGACCGGGCCGCGGCGCAGCCTGCTGCGCCGGCCCGCCCTGGTGGTGCTGTTCGTGATGTGCCTGCTGATGGTCAGCGGGATCATGGGCGTGGACATGGCCATCGTGGCCTGGGCCAACGAACTGAACGCCCCGCACCTGGTGATGGTGCTGGCGTCGGTGTGGGCGCTGGGCTCGCTGGTGGGCGGCGCGATCGCGGGCGGCCTGCGGGGCAGGCCCCGGCTGGTGCGGCGCTCGTTCGCCTCCGCGGCGGGCGTGGCGGTGCTGCTCCCGTTCACGCCGCCGCTCGTGGAGCTGTCCACCCCGCTGTGGGTCACGCCGCTGCTGTTCCTGTCGGGCCTGGCGATCGCCCCGACGCTGGCCGCCACGATGGGGCGGCTGGGCGACCTGGCCCCCGCCGACCGGCGGGCCGAGGCGTTCGGGTGGATGGCCACGGCCCTGGGCACGGGCGGCGCGGTCGCCGGTCCGCTGGCGGGCGCGCTGATCGACCTCATGGGGATCACGGGCGGGGTGCTCGGAGCGACCGTGCTGGTGACGGTGGCGGCGCTGCTGAGCGCGTTCGTCCCCCAGGCCCCGGACGAGGCGTCCGACGGCGGGGCCGCGGACACGGTCCCGGCGGAGGTCTCCGGGATCGCCGAGGCCGCGCCGCCGGCGGGCGCGGCCGGACTGGTCGCCCCCGTGGCGGAGTCGGGCCCGGGCGCGGCCCCCGGGACCCCGGCCGGGCGGCCGGCGGACTGA
- a CDS encoding nuclease-related domain-containing protein, with protein sequence MSGTNLSDVESATRVNPSSQRPEPEGPESLFFPNQKKQKSISTTRVLYSALREKGAARKWAVRGAVAVVVGIACGLITSDWRIGATLGIGAMVGISLYQSRRESEIPRWRKPSAAQRKTEVQLKVMKQLGYKVLHARSVPGGNGQIDHFIVGRRGAFAIDSESWDKRLPLRNKLEQLYHGRFNKNQRIDEALEEAKRAEELISKELGREIKVRASLAIYGPGMPWDSHRLRGVDIISGTKVRKWLRTGRDRLTEQEIEDIYRAAERALPPRP encoded by the coding sequence ATGAGTGGAACTAACCTGTCCGACGTGGAATCGGCAACCAGAGTGAACCCGTCGTCCCAGAGGCCGGAGCCGGAAGGGCCCGAAAGCCTCTTCTTCCCCAACCAAAAGAAGCAGAAGAGCATTTCGACCACAAGGGTGCTTTACAGCGCCCTTCGCGAGAAGGGCGCGGCCCGCAAATGGGCCGTGCGCGGAGCCGTGGCCGTCGTCGTCGGGATCGCCTGCGGTCTCATCACCTCCGACTGGCGCATCGGCGCGACCCTGGGGATCGGCGCCATGGTCGGCATCTCGCTGTACCAGTCCCGGCGCGAGTCCGAGATCCCCCGCTGGCGCAAGCCCTCGGCCGCGCAGCGCAAGACCGAGGTCCAGCTCAAGGTGATGAAGCAGCTCGGGTACAAGGTCCTGCACGCCCGCTCGGTGCCCGGCGGCAACGGCCAGATCGACCACTTCATCGTGGGCCGACGCGGCGCGTTCGCCATCGACTCCGAGTCCTGGGACAAGCGGTTGCCGCTGCGCAACAAGCTCGAACAGCTCTACCACGGGCGCTTCAACAAGAACCAGCGCATCGACGAGGCGCTGGAGGAGGCCAAGCGCGCGGAGGAGCTCATCAGCAAGGAGCTCGGCCGCGAGATCAAGGTGCGCGCCTCCCTGGCCATCTACGGGCCCGGCATGCCCTGGGACAGCCACCGGCTGCGGGGCGTGGACATCATCTCCGGCACCAAGGTCCGCAAGTGGCTGCGCACCGGCCGGGACCGCCTGACCGAGCAGGAGATCGAGGACATCTACAGGGCGGCCGAGCGGGCTCTGCCACCGCGCCCGTGA
- a CDS encoding amidase produces MTQMHDLPAHRLAAMVRSRELSPREITEHVLARTERHDPGYGAYITVIAEKALEQAQYAEKRVMSDTPESLPPLLGVPVPIKDLDLLAGVRATYGSRVLADNTAPIDSDTVARLRAAGAVFPGKTNTPEFGSSCYTENDVAPPARNPWNPELSPGGSSGGAAVAVAAGLAPVAHASDGGGSIRIPASVCGLFGLKPTRGRISGAPVKPDLVGLSTSGPLTRHVADAALMLDTMSGNLPGDYYTAPPLPPGETFADHVRREPGRLRIGHYAHTGSAGLPVHPDVLAAHESTLRLLADLGHEVEEIPEPGDAHFGGTFSDDFAVIWAAMASATPVPAEREPELGELNRWLRERARALPVPEYIAACARLQRGVRSWMAATEPYDAVVTPVLAQPPVPVGYFAGDGPEEEFRRMTAFTPFTSVFNVTGQPSMSVPLHHAPDGAPIGSMVTGRMGGEPLLLSLAAQLERARPWADRVPPVWHD; encoded by the coding sequence ATGACCCAGATGCATGACCTTCCGGCCCACCGCCTCGCCGCGATGGTCCGCAGTCGTGAACTGTCCCCTCGTGAGATCACAGAGCACGTTCTGGCCCGGACCGAGCGCCATGACCCCGGCTATGGGGCCTACATTACGGTCATAGCGGAAAAAGCTTTGGAACAGGCCCAATATGCCGAGAAACGTGTGATGAGCGACACGCCGGAGAGCCTGCCCCCACTGCTCGGGGTCCCCGTCCCCATCAAGGACCTCGACCTCCTCGCCGGGGTCCGGGCCACCTACGGCTCCCGTGTCCTGGCCGACAACACCGCCCCCATCGACTCCGACACCGTCGCCCGGCTGCGCGCCGCCGGGGCCGTCTTCCCCGGCAAGACCAACACCCCCGAGTTCGGGTCCAGCTGCTACACCGAGAACGACGTCGCCCCGCCCGCCCGCAACCCCTGGAACCCGGAGCTGTCCCCGGGCGGCTCCAGCGGCGGCGCCGCGGTGGCCGTGGCCGCCGGGCTGGCCCCGGTCGCGCACGCGAGCGACGGCGGCGGTTCCATCCGCATCCCGGCCTCGGTCTGCGGGCTCTTCGGCCTCAAGCCCACGCGCGGCCGCATCTCCGGCGCCCCGGTCAAGCCCGACCTCGTCGGCCTGTCCACCAGCGGCCCCCTCACCCGCCACGTCGCCGACGCCGCGCTGATGCTCGACACCATGTCCGGGAACCTCCCCGGCGACTACTACACGGCCCCGCCGCTGCCGCCCGGCGAGACGTTCGCCGACCACGTCCGGCGCGAACCGGGACGGCTGCGCATCGGCCACTACGCCCACACCGGCTCGGCCGGGCTGCCCGTCCACCCCGACGTGCTGGCCGCCCACGAGTCCACCCTGCGCCTGCTCGCCGACCTGGGCCACGAGGTCGAGGAGATCCCCGAGCCCGGCGACGCCCACTTCGGCGGCACCTTCAGCGACGACTTCGCCGTCATCTGGGCCGCCATGGCCTCGGCCACGCCGGTCCCGGCCGAGCGCGAGCCCGAACTCGGGGAGCTCAACCGCTGGCTGCGCGAACGCGCCCGGGCCCTCCCGGTCCCCGAGTACATCGCCGCCTGCGCCCGCCTCCAGCGCGGCGTCCGCTCCTGGATGGCCGCCACCGAGCCCTACGACGCGGTGGTCACCCCGGTGCTGGCGCAGCCCCCGGTGCCCGTCGGGTACTTCGCCGGGGACGGCCCGGAGGAGGAGTTCCGGCGGATGACCGCGTTCACCCCGTTCACGTCGGTCTTCAACGTCACCGGCCAGCCGTCCATGAGCGTGCCCCTGCACCACGCCCCCGACGGGGCGCCCATCGGCTCCATGGTCACCGGCCGGATGGGCGGCGAACCCCTGCTGCTCTCCCTGGCGGCGCAGCTGGAGCGGGCACGGCCCTGGGCCGACCGGGTCCCCCCGGTCTGGCACGACTGA